One genomic region from Hemiscyllium ocellatum isolate sHemOce1 chromosome 13, sHemOce1.pat.X.cur, whole genome shotgun sequence encodes:
- the LOC132821582 gene encoding lysophosphatidic acid receptor 6-like, which produces MLISANMCVVSIPLDFPFVDVFQYVVYIPTFILGLVINLAALWIFCTKIKTLIESTIYMINLIFSDIFLLFSLPFKIHAFQVGWKWHLGPLFCKFVESLYFVNTYGTILLITLISLDRYIAIKHPFLAQTLRSPKKAIIVCSVMWVCIWSASIPNYIESDGNQKSEICFVNFDEFWKRGIIPVSMEVIFLISAVTVSFCSIQIIRTLRKVDEERDDGNMRASLNIVSSNLVTFLFCFTPYHIAMLLYFLARQCYISEYLVPLRVFLQITQCLANINCCLDGMYYYLIIKNYWKSGIKSIGNTSSAYTS; this is translated from the coding sequence ATGTTAATTTCAGCAAACATGTGCGTAGTGAGCATTCCACTAGACTTTCCATTCGTGGACGTATTTCAGTATGTGGTTTACATACCAACATTCATTCTGGGGCTGGTTATTAATTTGGCTGCACTGTGGATATTCTGCACCAAGATAAAGACGTTGATTGAATCTACGATCTACATGATAAACCTGATTTTTTCCGATATatttctgcttttctctctgcctTTCAAAATCCATGCCTTTCAAGTGGGTTGGAAGTGGCACCTGGGACCATTATTCTGTAAGTTTGTGGAGTCCCTGTACTTTGTGAACACCTATGGGACAATCCTGTTAATAACGCTGATATCGCTGGATCGCTACATCGCTATCAAACACCCCTTTCTGGCCCAAACCCTCAGATCACCAAAGAAAGCCATCATTGTCTGCAGTGTGATGTGGGTTTGTATCTGGTCTGCAAGTATTCCAAATTACATCGAATCTGATGGAAATCAGAAAAGCGAAATTTGCTTTGTAAACTttgatgaattttggaaaaggGGTATCATTCCTGTGAGTATGGAAGTTATCTTTTTAATTTCTGCAGTCACTGTGTCTTTCTGCAGTATTCAGATCATCAGAACATTACGAAAAGTGGATGAAGAGAGAGATGATGGGAACATGAGGGCATCTTTGAATATTGTCTCTTCAAATCTGGTAACCTTCCTTTTCTGCTTTACACCGTATCACATAGCCATGCTGTTGTACTTCTTAGCAAGGCAGTGCTATATATCTGAATATTTGGTACCTCTGCGAGTCTTTCTCCAAATAACCCAATGCCTTGCGAACATTAATTGCTGCCTGGATGGAATGTACTACTATCTGATCATTAAGAATTACTGGAAATCAGGGATCAAGAGCATAGGGAATACCAGTTCAGCTTATACAAGTTGA